CTGAGCTGAGCGATCAGTTGACCGAAGCGCTGGTTAATCTATTTGTCAACCAGACCCGCCTCTCCCTTGTGGAAAATGAGGATGAAGCAGATGCCTTGCTCTCCGTCGAAATTCAGCGGTATAACAATGCGCCATCCTCAATTAGTGGAGAGGAAGTTGCAGCTACCAACAGCGTCACCATCACGGTGAAGGTGGTTTATGAAGATCTGGAGGGAGAAA
This window of the Bacteroidota bacterium genome carries:
- a CDS encoding LptE family protein; amino-acid sequence: MMRCIKQRLSPGYLASMLFVASLAGSGCGYYSFTGASIPDNLNTIAIPLVIDNSLNTIPELSDQLTEALVNLFVNQTRLSLVENEDEADALLSVEIQRYNNAPSSISGEEVAATNSVTITVKVVYEDLEGE